From a single Brassica napus cultivar Da-Ae chromosome C9, Da-Ae, whole genome shotgun sequence genomic region:
- the LOC125592503 gene encoding uncharacterized protein LOC125592503: MEHIASCRKALSQWRRQNNVNSEKLVEELKEKVEDLYSNDDATTEEIADALKELSTALKAEEMARNRITQLLDDNGNVVEDEEGLVAIATSYFRQIFESSNPEDIADALENVSTTITGAINEDLTTPVTEWEVKAMFAMYPEKAPGPDGMTALFYPKFWDIVKEDLTRMVNQFLFDGTMAQGLNDTNICLIPKTDKTNEMTKFRPISLCNVSYKIISKSAFVAGRQITDNIMIAQEMFHALRTKLAGRVKRMAIKTDMSKAYDRMEWSFIEAVMQKMGFSEIWIGWIMRCITSVNKRIAVNDRQQIKDTLGIHNEGGMGTYLGIPEDISGSRCKLFAFLKEKLLHRVNGWTVRWLSKGGKEVLLKSILLALPTYVMLRFLLLLEICENLASAITQFWWGSNPPKRGIHWAKWEKMCAPREEGGVGFRMIHEFNLALLAKQLWRLVQYPDSLVARVLKGIYYRLSSLMRIAAVDNPSYVWTSISAAKKLLLLGIRSKVHLGYEINVWQDPWIPDPGPQW; encoded by the exons ATGGAACATATTGCTAGCTGTCGAAAAGCTTTGAGTCAGTGGAGGAGACAGAATAATGTGAATTCAGAAAAACTAGTGGAAGAGCTTAAGGAAAAGGTGGAAGATCTATACTCGAATGATGATGCTACTACCGAGGAAATAGCAGATGCTCTGAAAGAACTATCTACTGCTCTTAAGGCAGAAGAGAT GGCAAGAAATAGGATCACACAACTTCTAGATGACAATGGAAATGTGGTGGAGGATGAAGAAGGattagtagccattgctactagttaTTTCAGACAAATTTTCGAGTCTTCAAATCCGGAAGATATAGCTGATGCATTGGAAAATGTCTCGACAACGATAACTGGGGCAATAAATGAGGATCTTACAACTCCAGTAACTGAATGGGAAGTTAAAGCAATGTTCGCCATGTATCCAGAGAAAGCCCCAGGACCAGATGGGATGACAGCCCTATTTTATCCGAAGTTTTGGGATATTGTCAAAGAGGATTTAACTCGTATGGTTAATCAGTTTCTTTTTGACGGAACAATGGCTCAAGGGCTAAATGACACCAATATCTGCCTAATTCCTAAAACGGATAAGACCAACGAAATGACAAAGTTTAGACCGATCAGCCTATGTAACGTCAGCTACAAGATTAtatctaag tcagcctttgttgcgGGTAGACAAATTACAGATAATATAATGATAGCCCAGGAGATGTTCCACGCACTGAGAACAAAGCTAGCTGGGAGAGTCAAGAGAATGGCcattaaaacggatatgagtaaagcgTATGATAGAATGGAATGGTCTTTCATTGAGGCGGTTATGCAGAAGATGGGTTTCTCAGAGATTTGGATTGGCTGGATTATGCGATGCATCACCTCGGTTAA TAAGAGGATTGCAGTGAATGATAGACAGCAAATCAAAGACACTCTTGGAATCCATAATGAAGGGGGAATGGGAACATACTTGGGAATACCAGAGGATATTAGCGGATCTAGGTGCAAGCTCTTCGCTTTcctaaaagaaaaactattacATAGAGTGAATGGTTGGACAGTGAGATGGCTATCGAAAGGAGGGAAGGAAGTTTTGCTCAAATCTATTCTCCTAGCTCTTCCCACATATGTCATGTTAAGATTTTTACTCCTTTTGGAGATTTGCGAGAACCTTGCAAGTGCCATAACACAATTCTGGTGGGGCTCAAACCCACCAAAACGAGGGATTCACTGGGCTAAATGGGAAAAGATGTGTGCTCCCAGAGAGGAAGGTGGAGTTGGATTCCGCATGATCCATGAATTTAATTTAGCTCTGCTAGCAAAGCAGCTATGGCGTCTTGTTCAATACCCGGATTCATTAGTAGCGAGAGTACTTAAGGGAATATATTACCGTCTCAGTTCGCTCATGCGAATTGCTGCGGTGGATAACCCATCTTATGTGTGGACGAGTATTTCAGCGGCGAAGAAGCTTTTACTTTTGGGTATCAGGAGTAAAGTGCATTTAGGATATGAAATCAATGTCTGGCAGGATCCATGGATTCCCGACCCAGGGCCCCAGTGGTAA
- the LOC125575634 gene encoding uncharacterized protein LOC125575634: MPLTKLVPDAFGVLTISLVLLLILLGLLCIAYSFYFQSHVRKQGFLQLGYFSGPWIIRIAFILFAICWAVGEILRLSLFRRHRRILSGLDLRWQENVCKWYTVSNLGFAEPCLFLTLMFLLRAPLKMESGGALSGKWNRNTACYILLYCLPMLALQLAVVLSESRLNGGSGSYVNLPPSFTRTYSRVIIDGEEVALCVYPLLSTVILGVFAAVLTAYLFWLGRQILKLVINKRLQKRVYALIFSVSCFLPLRIITLCLSVLTKANKIGFEALSFLAFLSLFCLSVVSICLLVYFPVSDSMALRGLRDVEEEDDRTVTEERSGALLLGPQTDDSLSLRGRRDSRSSSQERYVELSLFLEAEN, translated from the coding sequence ATGCCCCTGACCAAATTAGTTCCCGATGCATTCGGCGTGCTGACCATCTCTCTAGTCCTTCTCCTCATCCTCCTCGGTCTCCTCTGCATCGCTTACTCTTTCTACTTCCAGTCTCACGTTCGTAAACAAGGGTTTCTCCAGCTCGGTTACTTCAGCGGCCCTTGGATTATCCGTATCGCTTTCATCCTCTTCGCTATCTGCTGGGCTGTTGGCGAGATTCTCCGGCTGAGTTTGTTTCGCCGTCACAGGAGGATACTGAGCGGGTTGGATCTCAGATGGCAAGAAAACGTCTGCAAGTGGTACACCGTCTCGAATCTAGGGTTTGCGGAGCCTTGCCTCTTTCTCACGCTCATGTTTCTTCTGCGCGCTCCTCTCAAGATGGAGTCTGGGGGCGCTCTGAGCGGGAAATGGAACAGGAACACCGCTTGTTACATCCTTCTTTACTGTCTCCCTATGCTCGCTCTTCAACTCGCGGTTGTTTTATCCGAGTCCCGCCTAAACGGTGGTAGCGGCTCTTACGTAAACCTGCCGCCCAGCTTCACGAGGACCTATTCCCGAGTTATTATCGATGGGGAAGAGGTCGCGCTGTGCGTTTATCCTCTCCTGAGTACCGTCATCCTCGGCGTGTTTGCAGCCGTGCTAACAGCTTACTTGTTCTGGCTCGGGAGGCAGATATTGAAGCTGGTGATTAACAAGCGTCTGCAGAAGAGAGTCTACGCTTTGATATTCTCCGTCTCGTGTTTCCTTCCGTTGAGGATTATTACGCTCTGTTTGTCAGTGCTAACCAAGGCGAATAAGATTGGGTTCGAAGCGCTTTCTTTCTTGGCTTTCCTCTCCCTCTTCTGCTTGTCCGTGGTTTCCATTTGCTTGCTTGTCTACTTCCCGGTCTCGGATTCTATGGCGCTGAGAGGTCTAAGGGAtgtggaggaagaagatgataggACTGTGACGGAAGAAAGAAGTGGTGCTCTGTTGCTTGGACCGCAGACCGATGATAGCTTGAGCTTAAGAGGCCGGAGAGACTCGAGGTCTTCTTCACAGGAGAGGTATGTGGAACTCAGCCTATTTCTTGAAGCTGAGAATTAA